The DNA window ATTTACTGTGTCCTGGCTGACAGTCCAGCTGGAAGGGACATGTCTTAAGTTAATAAACAAGACTAAAGACAGGAGATtcacagcagctgcttcctcTGCCTAattgtctgttgttttttttacctttaaaatgTCCTCTGACACTTGAACCTGTTTTATGAGTTTCAAATTTTTATACAACTATGTAaaactttgttatttttaagagttttgaaatgttttctggtcCCTGTAGAAGCTTTGGTCTTtcttataaaataaagttttactgaaCTGTGGTTGCATCTAAACAAGGCATTTTCATACAAATGACTTGtcatttagtaaatattttctcttgtaAAACAGTCCTGAGTAAATTCAAGGAACGACTGTGTTTCAAAATCCCAGTGGatcagcagttttaaaaatacctAGACCAACCTGTCTGGCATCAACAACCAGGCCATGTACAAAGAAACTTAAATCGCATTTCTTCCTCGttctgatgctcagtttgaaTTTCACCCAGGCTAGAAGCCTAAATGCACTCATGTGATCCTGTCGTGTCATTCAGTAATTTATTGTTAGCTTCAACAGGCGATTGAACTGGTATGCCTCCTAAAATGGCCGACTGGAGTTTTTCCTGAGGATGCCTTTGGCTCAAAAGTGTTCTTTAGAGACCAAACCTTGCCAGGTTTAAAACGTGACACCGGCTTCTGTGAGGTTGCTTTTCAGTTTGCTCTACACTTAGCTCATTCTTACCCACTCCACATACCATGGTATGtcaaaggtctttttttttttctttttttttttttttttaaatatgcgcTGACATTTTGCTGCCCAATGGTCTCAGGTTGATACTGTAGTGTGAACATATTATACGCTCACTCAACAGATAACATGCGCATAAACACAACGACCAGGAGAAACATGCATACTGCTGTAACAACTGTTTTTTCTAGCATGtacaaatgcaagaaaaaaacacaggctggcgtttgacagaaatgtttttgcgCTTTGAAATCATGTTGTGCCCTGAAGATGCCCATTCATCTCTTTCATATTAGCTAAATTAGCAGTCTCACTGACAGAGCACCGTGATAAGGCTTGCAGGATATTGCTGTTATTATTGTTCTGACTCCATTTTGATCCTCGCTGACTGTCTCACCCCAACAGATGCGTTACAAATgcgagaaaaagaaaataaacaatagatCTTTCATCTAAGATAAAGCTTTATACATATTACAACACTTCTAAACTTGAACGGAAGAATAAcagtgcaaatgtttttttgctaaattaaaggttttgtttacaaaagtttgaaaagatATGAGGGAATTGATTGATGTTGTGTATTAATCTCACATATGACTTATTTAATTCagttacaaaacagaaaacaattgttCTCAACTGCACTTCTAGGAAAGCATGTGAGCACAATAGCAGATACAAACAGGGGCGGCATCAGATTCATCTAGATCCGACTATTCGGAAGTCGGTCAGGAAAATGAATCCATCACTATGTGTTTTGTGTCATCTGTACTTACTGGACACACAAAGAGTAACCCACACTCCACCATCATCAGTCAAATCAAACAGTGTCCTGCGCTAGGCAACCATGTCTTTCCAGGGCAGATGGCAATGTCtgatcatgtttattttactttaatctaATGCCGTTAAGTCTCATTGCCTATCCATGCTGTCTAAATGATGATGCTGGGTTTATGCGAGGTACGTGTGGatctatgtgtgtgtatgtgtgttgggGAGTAGGTGGTTATGTGGAAAGGTCTTGACAGACCTATCAATCATAGCTGAATATTGGTTTATTGTGTACtctatgttcattttttttcatgtatttaaaatgactgCTCTTTGTTTGTATTCATTACCTCCTGGAAGCTTGCCTTGCCACAGATGGCGACTTGCAGAAGAATGCATACCCCATTTGCCATGTAATAAtcacaaatatcaataaaatatattgggATTGTATTGCAAAGAATCTGATATTTGTGAAGCGGATGCAAAATAACACATTGTTTTCAGCATAGTTTGCTACTTTCCTTTAGTGTAACTAAAAATCTACAATGTTTGGTgtacattcatgtttttgctACACTTTGCTTTGATAGCTataatttaaaactgcaaaagtcAATTTCTTTGTAAAGAAATATTCTACAGATGTGAGCCCATTTCATGTTTCATTCGTCTCTGGATTTTGGGTATTTtagaatttcatttattttatttaggggatACTTGCAGAACAAAAACTGTTGGACCATTTcttcagattaaaaaatgtacaatattgaaataattcatTATTTCTGAAACAACAAGACTTATGGGAACTGTAGTACCTGATGGGCTCCATATTACCaaagtcagtaaattaaaaGTGTGACAGGATAGAACAGGACACATGGATGTGGCTTCCAGTGACACATCCTTGGGACGCAGGTGGTGCAGCAGCACAGGTTACCTCAGCTCCGCTATAATCCGGCCtattgcagtaaaacaaaactactCAGTTGCGCCTTGTCTCCACCCATTTTTGTAAATAGTCTACCTTTGTGAGAATTCAAATTGAACGGGTCTCTCAAGTCATTCCACATTCCAGTAAATGTAAATCCACAAAAGAAATCATGTTTGCATGATCTTATGTTCATGCTTTTCATTCTTCTTAGGATGTGGTGTATTTCTCCATTTTGTACCGCTTACTGTTGGACAATTTCTACAccgctgaaaatattttaaattactgtAGCTTACCCTATTATTACATAATAACTGAACctgaaaagtgatttttttttttttaggttctcTGTTGAAGTACTTTTACATAGTCCTACAAAGTGTATCAGTACTTTGTCAATCAccagtcagaaacaaaacagagaaaaagttgAGTAATTTCTTAAATAATCTTCACAGTTAATGAAAACTGTGAAGATGCTGGACCTAAAATATAATCTAAAagtagtacaaaaaaaatgtgtaacaaaGAATACCGTATCAGCAGAAAATATTAGGAGGTTGCATTGTCTTAATCaatgtttaattaatgtttagtttcttctaaaaagaaacattcattttccttgaattttcaattttttaaaaccatgtatcattttccttccacgtCCCAATCGATTGCCACGTCAGTTGGTCTATACGACTTAAAATCCCAAAGTtgtaaatgaaatgcagaagaAGGTTTTACATGACACCGTCGTCATTTTTCAATGCAGTGATCATGATACTTTTAAACCTCGGATGTACTCCAGTCATTGCGTTCTGACTGGAGTACAtttaaaaagcctaaaaatCTTGCTGATATAATAATATACTAGACAAAAACAATTAAGCAAATGTAATTTGGTGAAGATTtggattttattgcatttattatttctcttataCTGTCTGAAGGTCCATTagacagcaatttttttttttctctgtcagttTTACGTAGTTCCCCTTTGGATTTTCGATGTGTCTCAAATAGAACATCTACTTATGTAAGATATTGTTCAGCCACTTGTTCACCAATTACTTTGTCAGACTGGTGGTGTGTCTGTAACTGCAAGCTGGAGAAGCTTTGGCTTGATTATCCCACTTGTCAATTTTCTAACCCGACAGGCTTACAGGCAAAGGCCCAGGCAGCTGCAACAAAGCCGGGTAGACAAAGGAGTGGTCTTTCTCCACAGGAAGGATAAAAaaacttacacacacacacacacacgcacacacacttattATAGGAAAGCCATGTCATAGTTAACACATATTAAGGCACAGGAAAATGTTGCTACCATACCTGAGAATCAGTGTGATCTTAATTGGTCTGGATGGATAAACTGGTTTTCAGTTGTGGAATTTAACTCTGCAGGTTAGGTCGAAACGTAGTGACAAACTTATCTCACTGAACAAACTTGTCTAGTTggatgtttgctttaaaaaaaaaaaattgaaaaatgaaaagaaatgtaagaaactaagacaacatgcaaacacagacaCCCTAACAAGATGACTAATGTCCTGGTTCCAATATGTCTTGTGTAAAGCTAAATGAGCTTTGTGCATAGCAAGACCTTCCCTGGGCTTTTTCTTATGGGATAGATTGAGCAattacaaaaacttaaaaatccaAGAACCACCTTTTACaacttttcttccagttttgcCCTCTATTTATCTTTATGCATCATTTCATCAACTCTGCGCACTTTTTCTgtcaaagctgaaaaaaaacatcctcaaaGCATGACACCtgcaccaccatgttttactgtggaGATTGTCTGCTTGGGTTGGCGTCCCCAAACAGACAtgtaagtgttttttgtttgtacgCCAAAAACAATTTAGACTTTATCGGTCCTGAACACATTCCAGCAGAATGTTGATGGTGTTAGTTACTTGGTCGATGGAAAATTGCAGAAGAGAATTGCTGTGTGTTTCTTTCAATCATTGCTTTCTTCTTAATGTTCTGTAATAGTCAGATTTTTGGAATTTACAACTAATAATTGTTCTGTCAAAAGGTTTTCTCAGCTGAGCTGCGGTTTGCTTCAGTTCCTCGTTCGTAACTGTGGGTCTCTTGAGAGCTTCCCTTATTGATGTCCTTGCTTGACCCTTCAGTGGGGTCTCCTTTTTGCAGTACAAGTTCCGCATTCATATTATGGATTGAACAGCGCTCTTTTGCATAAATTTTCTTCACAACTTCATCCCTGACCCGTCTGCTCCGTTTCTGAGTCTTCATGATGCTTGTCGTTCGTTAATGTTCTCTGTCAAACATATGAAGTCTTTCAAGATTAGTTCTGTATTTGGATTCAAACAAGTGGGCTTTATTTACTAATcaagttgcatttaaaatggTATTGCTTGCATTATCATTACTATTTACttgtcagaaaaaaagtcacataaatTCCAATATAATGCGATTAAATTTGTTGTGAGAATATTTGTtaggtttcattttaatttgaaacatgagcATATACAGTTAAcaaagtttcacaaaaaaaaaaaaaaacacatctgagaACAGCCTGTACTGAGGTTTGATCTTCCCACTGTTGTGTCCTCAGCTCTGTCAAACACCTAAGAGCCAGCTATTGACATCTTCTGTGGCAGTGCCTAGCATGAGTGGCCCTGAGGCTGTGTATCGGACCAGAGAGCCGGACAGCACTGTTGACACAGTTAACGAGGGTTACATGACCGCTGTTGTCTGTCTATGCTCTCAATCTGAGAAACTTAGTTCTAATTTCTTGCCATTCCAACGTGTCTTCGCATACGCTTCAGGACAGCTATCTTAGTTATTTGCttcctgttatttattttatttttacctatCTTTGTGCCGCTCTCCACTGTTCCAGTTAGTTATGTAATATCAGTGTCAATCCGATTGGGACCAGCACATCGACACTTTCGTCCTCTCCGGTCAGCTCGACACATTACAAACTCAAAATTATTGACTCCATAAAAGGCATGTGTGTCAATGTCGCAGTGGTTAATGTTTGCGTTTGGCCTGGACAAATCGTTAGCATGACAGTCACTTGGCGCCTACAAAATGTAGGTTACATAACTTGCCATGTGTGTGGGTTCAAAACAGCCCCGTCAGCTGATGTTTTGTGCCCAGTGTTGACTGCAAACCAGAAAAGACTAGAACTCTGGGATTTAATGCGTACTCAACAGGACACCTACCTGACCCGATTCTTATCTTGTCTCAACGAGAAGAGATGGTGATGCCTTGTTACCTGATGAAGCACTGCGATGACATCAAAGCCAATCCTTATCTAAGGTTACAGAAGTATTCTCTTCCATAGTATTCTCTTTTAGTAGCAATCCAGAAGTCCATGTGTGTCCTGGTAAAGTAGCTCACTTCCTGTCAGACTGTCCGGCAATCCGGGTAATGTCTGAGCCAACATGGCATCATTTATATGTCGGTCACTCAATTTTAAGATATGGACTGATATCAAGGCAAAGAGTTAGACAGAGGTCTAGTGGACATTAAAAGCACCATCCAGGATGAATCAACAAAGATTTTAGAATACATCACCAAGATGACTCCCAGTGATGAACTGCTAAGTGAATGACTCAGGCAGCAGGAATCCAATTTAGGACCACAAGCCCCTACATGGTGCATACTAATGACAAGTTAAGATGTGGCTGATATCAAAGAGTCTTATCAACGGCTTGAAGGACAATACACGTCACAAGATGGCGTCACAAGAACAAGTCTTCAGCACAAGAGCAATAGATCGAGGTCTACCATGCCAGACAGGATGCAAGCTATGCAAAGATGCCCCTGAAATAGTACAGCACATAAAAACTGGGTCCAAAATACTGTCAAGTAAAGTGTGCATGCAAAGAATGCAATAGTGACAAATGTACCAGTCCTAAACAAAAGTACTATGAAGGAGAAACAGGAGAAGCTTGAGAAATACCTAATGGAAAGTCGAGGCCTAGTACAGACAGTGGTCATTGGTGATCATTTGAGCTGTAAACCCAAACATGAGAACTGGCTACAGCAGATTCTAGGAACAAACACTAAGATCTTGGCTGTTCCTAGAGTGCAGTCCTAGGAACAGCTACGATCCTTTGCAGCAGTCATGTGATATAGGACCCAAGCTTAAAGTGGAACTACATGAGTAGAGAGGCTTTTTCTCAAACATCAAGGAATTCTGAATGAAAAATCTACATTTGTAATTTGATTATATAACTGATTGAGAGGTATCATTATTAAAATAGTCATAAAATTAATGTACCATAATAACAATATTGAACATGGCAGAGACCAcatatattaaacatatttaaatattttaatatatttggtTCACAAATGAAAgtgcaaaatgaaaagaaagagcATGAACCCCCCACCCTTCCTTTGTGATCTGTCCACACTTACTGATGTCTGAAGTGTGTCTACTGAGATCTGCACACATGCAACACTAGCCAGCCCCAATGTAGAGTCTCTCATATGGCTAAAGTAGATTTTTTATGCAACTCTACCGTGCCCTCTAGTGGACTTTGTATGAACTACACGGACGCTGGCCTTCTACATATGTTTGCTCCAGAGCGCCATCTACTGCTTACATGCTCAAATAGACTAaagccaaaacacaaaatcaatctTCAAGTGTTTAATGTTGCCTttgtaaacaataaacaaaactacaCTTATATAACTTTCTACATAAAATAGACGCAAAAAGTTAAGATTCTTTACATTACTTAGTCATTTAAAATCTGgttcaaatatttataaaggcaaacacagaaaaaaaaatcacaaaatgctcCCTTTTGACAAGCCTATGTTTAATATACACTTTATATAAAAGTACTAAATACCAAATTCACATTCATGCCCTTAGCCTTACACATGACAAAGAACTACGACTGTACATACCGTATGATTTCACTCAGATCATAACCTGTCACTGCAAAAGCATAACCATCTCCATCACAGAACTTAGCGCCACAAATCTGTGTATCTGTCACACATTCATTGTGCAAGTGGGCGATCTGCAAAgatgttagaaaaacaaagttaggTTCTGGTTCACAGAGGCGGGAAAATACAGGAGAACAGATTTAACCAAGTgaacagtaaattaaaatggtttttatttacagttctgCACAGAAGTTTATATAGCGTCAAAATGAGCATAAGCGTCATATTTGTTTTGGGCTTTTAATGATCCATCCACTACACAAAACCTGCAGTGTGTCAAAGGTGAAACTTGTAAGCAAACGTCTGTGATGTGCGCATGTCTATCTGAGCTTGTGTGTCTAAATTGTATCTTGTGTGGACTGAAGCagattaaaacctttaaaaaaaaaagaacagtgaaAATGCAATGGTAAAAAGCCCAAAATCGAAGACATTAATGCccaatgttgaataaataaaaaaccctcACTATATGTATATTAAAGTAGTGTAGTTTGCATACTGATCAGTTACCTCCACACTGTTGGTTTCCGGTGTAATAGACAGGTGCCAAACCCTGACAAAGGAATCCTCAGCAGCAGACAGGAGCTAAACCAAAGGCAGAGGATGCTTGAGTAAAGCAGGTGCAATGGCTTCTGAACTTTTACTGCCCCCCCTTCACCCCCACAAGCATGACATGTtgaaaaggaatttaaaatgaaaaaaaaaattacaattaaccATGTTGTGTTTGAATTAGTACTTTTAGTTAGTCATGTATTGGAAACAGTCttccttttaaataaagaaaataaaacatcagaattttctaaaaatatttttactcgGCAAGAACGTCAAGCGAGTAAGAATGTAGTATTTGCAATTTAAGCTCTAACTCACATTAGCAAAAAGCCATCTACAAATAATAAGAGCTTCTGTGTGATTTGAATGGATTCGTTTCTAGCATGCAAAGATTAGAATGATTTCTGAGAGcatgaatttaaaatgattgatTACAGCTTTAGTGTGTAACACCTGTACCATTCACAGCTGAAATATGATCACTTGGATTACCGACAAACCCTAAAGGGTATTTTAACCacttaaagataatttaaaaattaactgTCTTTATAATTTTCTTGGTTACAAGCTGAGACTGGAGATACTTCACTTAATTGAAACCAGGCAAActtaatgtttgaaatgttacaaaaatgcaaataaagtagCTCCTTCAGAAAGTGCCACAGCGATCAAGGTTTTCTCCAGCTGTACAAAGGATAGATTCTAGCAgcactgcccctcccccacccatTGCTGCACTCTGGCAGTTATTTGGCTGAAAGAAGGCTACTGCACTTTGTGCTTACTTAACAGAAAGATTAATTCAGCTGTTTGATAATGGCCGACAAATGCAGTTGTGTAGTGGAAACTCATAGTAATCACTATTCTTATGCAAGTACAGCGCCACAGTAGCAGCTTAGCTACAATCAGCATCTTTGTTAGGCTCCCGACTGTAGGATCAATCTCTGCAGATAACCCGACCGAACAACCAGCCAATATCAGATGTCAAACATGTGTTACACTATACAAAGcagaacagcagaaatgttctgcTGACCTCAGCGTGACAAATCTCCGTCATCGTAGGcaagtttactttaaaaaagctaacgttaattcaaatgtttttctaaagtcTGTTTACATTAAATTCAATAAGCTATCATAACTGTAATAAATAAGTTAGCAGGAATAACTTGCTTAATACGTTTTTGTGTTACGTTTTCCTTTAAATACTGTAGCACGATGTTGCTTTTACTCAAGGTTATCAACAAGTGGAATCTTATACGGGCCCGTGCCAAATTTATGCAcaagaaaacattaacttttaaagGTGTTCATAttgctggttctgttttgttttgttatattttatttcaagtttgcaTCTCATGCGGGATATTTGGTTGATAACAACTTACCAGACCAGAAAAAGGAGCGATGTCCAGAGAGTAGATCCAGCGAGCGTGAGCGTTGACCTCAGCGTGAAGAATTCCCGTCACCGCTTCGTACAGACGGATCTGACCTGTGCCGTAGCCCGCCAACACCGTACCTTTCCACAGCTTGACAGACGAGCAGGTCATGCTGAGGGACGAGTGGAAAACAAGGGATCGGTAttattcagaaatgaaaagcaaagcaaGCAGATATTATGgcataaaagcaaaagaaagtGGACAGGCTAAAATAACTGAAGACCAAAAGTAACAAACAATACAtcagtttcaaaaaaaaagagagagagaaagaggggaggaaaaaaaagcaatgaaagaTAAGTTATAAATTCTTACAGTTGGGTTTTCATTACAAGACTTTAATTTAGCTAACGTTTGTATAAGAAATTTGGATTACAAAAGCAGTTAGGGTATTACTCCAAACCAGGGATCTTGTTAAGCAGTTGAAATTCCTCTCCAGACTTCCACACACACATGTTCCCGCCGTCATCTGCAGTGACCAGATTAGCTAAGCACTCCTAAATGGATAAAGACAGTAAATGGGGCGGATTATGCAATTTGTGCCATCTTAAATAGTTCGTATAGTactatataattattttatgtaatattactTGTGGAAACAACTCCTAACTAACAcaattgcaaagtaaaaaaaaaatacacaatgtaCCTGGCTGCCAGAACACTCTGAAGCAATATCAGTGATGGCCTCTTTGTGCTCCTCCAGTACCTCAGACAGGGTAATGTTGCTCCCTTTAGAGGGAACATCAAACACCAGAACTGCCCCCGATGAAACCCCTGGATGCCAACATAACCCGTTTAAGTAGTTTGGTCATTTatgctaaaatatatatttattttgtactcACCAACACATACGTAATTGTCAGAGACGGCTGATATTCCTCGAGCAAACACTGCATGTGCTGGAACAGAATTCAGCCGGGTTAGTACACTTGATCTGATATAAATGTAGCACTAAAAGAAAGTCACTGCAAACGTGCAGACATGGCCTGCTGGCTGGTTCTGTCAGTCCACGGCAGAGCAATAGAGGACACGGATTGAATTTTAGACCTTTGTGGACGTTTGCGGAGGTAGACAGGATCGGCGGAGAAGTTCAGCTTCACATTTAAGTATGTCACAAAATTATGGAAATGGGGGGCCAAATTGTCAGTGCACCCCCAggctttagttgtttttgtagtttgaaaATGCATCAAGTTTTAATCCattttcaataattaaaatgtgtgCTTGTGTTATATCCGCTTACATATTCACATAGTAAATGATCAGTGGGTGAATGGTCAAACAGACTGcgtattatttcagttttacctGTAGGTGCTTCCGGCGTGTCCAGAGCATGCCAGTACACCATGATTGAGCCGTCAGATTCATACATCTACACAACAGATTTGTTATGGAGAAAATATGTTGTTAAGATTACAATTTTTTTGAGAAGTATAACTAACATGTTGTGTAAAAGAATTTCCTGCCAGTGACGGAGAATGACTTTACCTGGATGCCTTTTTGAGAAGACACCACCAGCAGATCACGAGAGGGTAAAGCACAGAAAGCAGCCTGTAGTGAGAAATTGAAAAGTCTGAGTCACAGTAAATAAGACTTACCTTTACCCTCtctattaattattattattattattattattattgttattattattattattattattattattattactgccaaaaaaaactttctaactAAGCATTATTCACAACAGACTCATAACAGAAATAATCTGTTATGAGTGGCTGAGCATCATCAAGTGTCGATGCATCATGCACACAACTGGCGGTAACAAGGCCTACATAAAATTTTAAGAGAAACAGCTTACTAAATATCAGAGCCAATATCTTATGTTAGTCCCAAAAATATTGTTATTCACATCAAATGTGAACTAAGTGGGCCTGGGCTCAGAATGTGATACTAGTACAGGAGCCACTCATGTTGAACTGAGTATGTGGGTCTTGTGCTGAcatagttgttataaaaatctTATAAGACCAGTTACCATGTGGACAATTTCTCTTGAGCCAATTTTTCAGCCCactaaatgttaatgtttaacTTTGCCAGTGATGTCCGTTGATTTGCCAAGCCATTACAAAATGGTTAAGAAAACTTTGAGATGCCTTTTATTCTGTTCACACAAACCATATATGTAACATAAGAAACAGATCACTGTGAGTAGATGGTAAAACAGATATGGAGACACACAGATGTGATTGCTCTACGGCCTAACCTGCATGATGAGCGATGTGCTTGTGGCAACATTGGGTTCTTTGGACTGCAGCTGGCGGTGGGAGTAGTTGAGGCCGTCCCATGACGTGCTTACCATGTTCACAACGTTTGCATGGACGACTGTGAAATAGGTAAGGCGCCTCGGAGCGATGCGAAGCACGCTCAGGTTGTTGTACAGCGCCGATGCGCTGTTTTTAAGCTGGATGCTCTTTTCCTTGTGAAACATGGTACAAGATACTATAACAACTGCGTTCACTGACGTTCGCTGAAGAtagaagaaaataatcaataatcagaaGACAACAGGTGGTGTAAATTTAGGATACATACACGAAAACTGTTGCTTCTTAGAAGGGAATGTGGATGCTATGTCTAGCATGCTAATTATGTTAGCAAGGATTGCTATTAAATACTATGAATTAAGactattatttacatttttacgaAACGCACTGCTCATACCCTTGTTTCTGATGATCACTCAAAtcttgtatttgtattcagctgtCATCATGGAGTATTTTCTCATAAAACATTGCATACAAAAGACAGAACAGCTTTCAAGCAAGCTACAGGATTACTAATGCGTCCTCCGCAGCCATAGAGACAACGCACCTCTGCGTGCTACGTCATgggggttgctaagtaaccgTAGATTGTGTGGGTGACGAGTACCAGAGCGCATTAGAAAGCTTTTCCGTGTATAAATTAGTGAGGTACGTCTCAAATACTCTTTTACTAATGTTCCATCtgttgaaattcatttttattgggCGA is part of the Poecilia reticulata strain Guanapo linkage group LG9, Guppy_female_1.0+MT, whole genome shotgun sequence genome and encodes:
- the wdr54 gene encoding WD repeat-containing protein 54; its protein translation is MFHKEKSIQLKNSASALYNNLSVLRIAPRRLTYFTVVHANVVNMVSTSWDGLNYSHRQLQSKEPNVATSTSLIMQAAFCALPSRDLLVVSSQKGIQMYESDGSIMVYWHALDTPEAPTAHAVFARGISAVSDNYVCVGVSSGAVLVFDVPSKGSNITLSEVLEEHKEAITDIASECSGSQECLANLVTADDGGNMCVWKSGEEFQLLNKIPGLDMTCSSVKLWKGTVLAGYGTGQIRLYEAVTGILHAEVNAHARWIYSLDIAPFSGLLLSAAEDSFVRVWHLSITPETNSVEIAHLHNECVTDTQICGAKFCDGDGYAFAVTGYDLSEIIRYVQS